Within the Cryptococcus neoformans var. neoformans B-3501A chromosome 1, whole genome shotgun sequence genome, the region ACAGGCGGGCGAgtgtggaggagagggagatgaggaatACTTGTGTGTTCCTCTGCGCCAGCGGGTTGGTGTCGGTATCGATATCGGTATCGTTCGTTATCGAGGCGTACGAGATGTTGTCAGGagtgaagagggaaaagggggtggggagagatgagggtgtagggaggagggaagtgaGGATCGAACCGATGGAAGCGATTGTCATTTCGCCAGGACCGATGACGAGTGCGACGAGGATACCAAAGATCCAAAATCCTTGCCAATCGGCTATCAAGTCCCAAACGCCCCATTGCCCTGCTTCCGGTCCGGTGTTGTTGACGTTGGATAGGTGGCTAGGTTTGGAGGAATCTTCCGCCTCGTCACCGTCACGGATAGAAGCGTAGGATTGCTCGAGGGCTGGACGAGCGGCTTCAGGGCCACCGATAAGGAGGGGCGTATGTTCGGATAAGTGGAGGAACTGGCTGATGGGCGAGCCAGGCTCAgtgtcttcatcttgtcctGGAAAGTGAACGTCTTGCTCGAGCAGTGGAGGAGTTGTAGGCTGGATGATACGCATAAATAGGGCACCAAAGAGGTTGACACCGGGAGATAAAAGCccgaggaagaacaagaacTTGACAGGGTCGAGGTCGCCGGTGGAGGGGGAAATGAAGATacggagagaagaaaaggaggagagggcgagagaagagagaccGATGAGTGAGAGAGGGAGCGAGAGGGACAGCGTGGGGTGGGtagggaaggagagggacgCTTAGGACGTGTGTTTCAGCTTTATATGCGGTGGACAGACTATACGGGGACATACCGCACGTGAGACAGGCAAAGTAGGAGCCGACGGTGGCTGCGCCGACCAGGAAATATGCGGCTGTGAGCCATACATACAGAAGCGGTGTCTCAGCGGTGGATGTCGCGAGTATGGCGGCGAATGACAGGTAGCCCGCTGCGCTCAGGCAGGCGGATACGAGGGAGCCTCTGGTGCAGCGTATCAGACGTCAGGTATTGAGTATGGGGATGCGCACAAGCAGACACCTACATCCTGGGGCCATACCTGTCCGTGAGAGATCCCAGGGGCGCAGCCATGAGGTATACTCCTACGATTCCACTGTGCGCCGGCTGGGTCAGCGGGGCTAGACGGCagcgagaaggaaatgCAACGCACCCGACGACGATGGTCTGTGCCTGTGTGCCGTCGAGGCGGCGCATGCTGGCGACGACGGGCCCATAGGTGGCCCAGCAGTAGACGCCGTTGGCCTGGAGGGCGCtggcggcgatggcgagGCACGTGAGGGCGTTGGCGAGGGGGCGGGGCCAGGGGAGACGGGGGAGGCGGCGAGTGCCGAGACGTTTTGCGTGGAGGATGTGGGGGATGTcgggggaggaggtggcAGCGCTGCGCTCGATGTCGTACAGCACCACGGGGGCGCGCTCGCTCGACATGGCCGTCAAACACAAACACTCCGTCCGGAATCGCCGTGCCAAATAAAAGCGGGAGAGGGCGGCGATCGCCGACAGCGCCCTACCCCGCATACGTCATAGTTCCCCCGCACGCAGACGGCCTTCATATATTGCAGACCCAGCGGCCCACCTCGCCCAGCCACATCCCCAATGCCACCCGCCAGCACAGACAGCCAAAGCACAGACTTCCCGGACCTGCCCCCCGCACCGCCCTCCCACGTGGTCGGGCAGGGATACTCCGCGCACAACCCCGTGCCCACCGTCCAGAGCTACAAGGCCACCCAGCAGAAACACGAGGAACAGGCCCACGCCTACGCCGAGATGGTCGAGAGGCGTGCGAGGGAGGCCGAGGAGCGGGAGCGTCGTTCCAGGGAGAGCCGCAGCGGCGTCGGAGGCGACGGCCATGCTGCACCCCAGAGCGGAAGTCCAGATGCCCAAGCGGGTAGCGCGCCCGTCAATGCCGGTCCCGACGAGGAGACGAATGCCGCCAAAGTGCaggagggcaagaagaCTGACGAGCCGAATGCTGCCTCGGGAGCTAATGAAAAGGCCCGCATGATGGAACAGATGAATGCCAACCAGCGTGAGTTGTTTGCCGTAGGGTACCAGCCGCTCACCTTTACCACGTCCAGTCAAACCTACCGAGCGCTTCGCAAAGGCGGAAAAGGGCCAGCGCCGAGTGCGCGACCCCATCACCGGCGCAGAGATCATCGTCAAAGATGCCGATCCCAAAGGCGAGTCCCGCCTCCGCTTATGGGCCCCGCCCACACGCCAAACCTGCTGATTGTCCGTATAGACTTTGACAGCAAGCAGCCCGCTACCAAGGGCACCAACGTCCTCTACCATGCCTTCCCGCCTCCCCAGCCCATCTCCGTCAAAACTGCAATGGAGAAACTCAAACTGATCCAATACGGTATTGCAGgcttcaccttcttcatctggCTCACCGTCGCATTTGGTTCCGGTCTCTTTGCATTCTTTTACAGATCTACCTTGTGCTCGGTGTCTGCATTTATACTCATGACCGCTGTGAGCCTTGTGGAGAGGAGTTTGGAAAGGGATGTGGAAAAGGTAAGGCAGGATATGGGACGACAACGAGGCGAGGCGTTTAGTCCGCCTGTTCCAGAGAGTGTAGAGTGGATGAACGGGTTGATCAAGTTGGTCTGGGGACTTGTCGATCCGTAAGCGTTTCCCATCTTCCGAAAaccaaacaaaaaaaagctGATACATTTGGTAGCGCAATGTTCGTCTCGATCGCCGATATGGTGGAAGACATTCTCCAACAATCCCTTCCCGGCTTTGTCGACGCCGTCCGTATCACAGACATTGGTCAAGGCACAAACCCAATCCGTATCACCTCTGTCCGAGCACTGCCCGACCAGCCGGGCGACGAAGGCTACCCCCACACCGGATGGATCAACCAAGGTAACGACGATATAAAGACGAAAGATACTAGCGGCCAAGAAgtcgaagaggatgaagcggGAGACTACTACAACTTTGAAGTCGCCTTTTCTTACGCTGCCTTGCCCGGCCAAGGCGCACACCAGCGGGCAAGGAACATTCACCTCTTGATCGAATTCTTCCTCGGACTGTACGATTGGCTCCatatccccatccccatctgGATCCAAGTCGAGCAAATCTTTGGTATCATCCGTCTCCGCGTACAATTCATCCCCCAGCCACCGTTCGTCCGCAACTTGACATTCGCCCTCTGCGGCGTCCCCGCTGTCGAAGTCAGCGCCATCCCCATGTCCAAGCACTTGCCCAACGTGCTCGATCTTCCCTTTGTATCGTCCTTTGTGAAAATGGGCATCGCAGCCGGTACGGCCGAAATGTCAGTGCCGAAGAGTATGACCATCAACCTCCAGGAAATGCTTTCCGGCGCGGCCGTAGGCGACACGAGGGCCATCGgcgtcttcctcatcacgATCCATCACTGCACAGGTCTTTCATCCCAAGATAACAATGGTTCCTCGGATCCCTACGTCGTCCTCGCCTACGCCAAGTTTGGGAAACCTCTTTATTCGACAAGGATCATCTTGGAGGATCTTAACCCGGTATTCGAGGAGACTTGTGTTCTGCTCTTGACAATGGATGAGGTGAAAAGTAAAGAGGATTTGGCAGCTATGCTTTGGGATAGCGACAAGTTGTCTGCAGAGTAAGCCTCTCCCCCCCCCTCTTATTTCTCTCTTCACCGCATCAATCTAGCAAAAAAGTCACCTACTGACATTCACATTCCAAATAGCGACTTGGTGGGCAGAGTCCAAATCCCCGTAGACGAACTCATGGCCAAACCCAACCAAATGATTCGTCGCGAAGACGGTCTGATGGGATTCGAAGACGCCAACGACATGCCCGGAAAACTCGTCTGGTCGATTGGGTACTTTGAAAAAGTGCCCCTGCGCAAAGAACTGGAGCAAGGCCCCACCGTCGAAGAAGCTGCCAGCGCTACCGACCCGGGCCCCAAGACGGCgccagagatggagatgcaCCCGGCGGACATTGCGCCAAACCCGGCTGCCAAAGACTTGCCCCCGCCACCGCCGGATGTGCTCAAAACTCGACCGGATCCAAGATGGCCGAGCGGTGTGCTCTCCATCATTTTGCATCAGGTAAACAACCTCGAGAGACAGAATCTGAAGGGCGCGAGTGGGAGCAATCGAGAAGGCGAAGCAGGGCAGGATACAGACGAGCCAAGCGAGCAAAGCGATAACCTGCCCAGCGGTTACGGCGAGTTTATCGTCAATGACGATCTGGTGTACAAGACTCGCGTAAAACAGTACTCGACAAACCCGTACTTTGAAGCCGGTACAGAAGTCTTTGTAAGGGACGTTGAGAACACGGTGGTAAGAGTCGTAGTGCGGGATAGCAGGTTGCGAGAAGCGGATCCGATCTTGGGTATCGTTAGTGTAAGGTTGAGCGAAGTGTTTAGGGAGGGCAGTAGTGTGAATCAGACTTATGCTCTGACGGAAGGTGTCGGTTTTGGAAAGTGGGTCATTTTctaccttttttttttcaaacgCTCACTACAATTCCCGGGACGCTTACAGGGCAAACATCTCATTCGCTTTCCGAGGCATGCAAATGACCCTCCCGCCCAACATGCGTGGCTGGGAAACGGGTACACTCGAAGTCTCCGACGTCCGCTTCACATCGACCAACCCCGCCCTCTTTGACGCGCAAGCTACCCGTCTCCGAGTCGTCACTTCTGAACAAGTCGAAGTCTTACCCAAAAAGGAGGCAGAAGTCCAAGGGCATACCATCTCTTGGGAGATGGACATGCTCCGTCTTCCAGTTTACGCGAGGTACCAATCTTCCGTCGTGTTTGAGATTGGTAAGACGGGCGGGCCGCTGAGTATCCTCGGCGTTGGAGTGAAACCAGACGCAATCGCCGTGCTGTGGATGCAAGATCTCACAGACGATATCGAGCAGGAAGTTAAATTGCCTGTGCTTGTCAGCAACAAGATTGAGAACCTGAGGCAGAATGCGATCAACGACCAGACACAAAAGCATCATGATTTCAAAGTCGTGGGTGAGCTGGTCGCGAGGATAAAGCTCGATTCCGGCCTGGATGAAGATCATGAGGTAcgtctcttccccctccctccctccttcccccgCCTTTTGTCTCAAATGAGTCAAGAACTAATGGATCCCAGCAGAACTTGAAGCAGTCCCAATCCAGACGCCACGCCCTCGAAGCATACGACCATATCGAGGGCGAAGCCGAGGTTGCGCGCAAGCAGACTCATTTCGCGGACGATGGCGTAATCGACAAGCACGAACAAAAAGAACTCGATAAAGCGCATAAAAGGCAGTTGCAGAGTCGCGGAAGGGGGCCGGCACAAGTGAAGGCGTATAGGAGCGCCAAGTGGATGGCCAAGGGCATCACGGATCGATTGCCCGGGAATAAGCCCAAGACGAGAGAGCGTCAGTCTAATTTAGTTCCTTTAATCAGCCTGTTTGGATGTGAGCTAACTTTGATATGTAGCTACCGTTCAAACTGAGGTGTAAAATAATACCCACTGTAGCTAGCAAGAAAAGGATGTGTACCTATCGGAAATAAAtgagaatgatgaagagaaagtgAATGTTATTAAGCAGTTGTTAGTGTAGCTTTTAGAACACGAAATCGCTTCTTGATATGTGAACAATTCCAGTACATTTTTGCGCGAATCTTTTAATTGTTTCATGTCCCTTGCTTACTAGCGTTGTGTTACCTTGGCGGCAAAATATACTTAAACGTGCGGACAGTCGGTTTGCATACAGAATATCAATGGAAAGAGCCTGATATCGTAATACAACAGGAGCtcattcctcttcgtcctctcGCCCAGGAGACAACCTATCCCCATGAATGACACCCAAggaccttcttccttctcgcaGGGAAGCTGTGGGCGACGCTGGATGTCTCAAAGTGATAGGTGACAAATGAACAGCTGGTCTCGTACTGAACGGAGACGCAAGCTCTTGATCTTGGCGTGAAGAGTCGAGTGTGGGAAGTGGTGCACGTGTAAGCGGGGACTGCTGTGCGCGGCGAGAACTATCTTTATTTCGTTGGTTTAATGAACCAAATGATTTGAGAAGAGAACGTACAAAGGTTGTTCGGCATGGTTATCCATAAcgctccccctcctcctcttcattccGGTCCCAACTGCTCCCGAGTCTTCTTCCCTGCGTCTTTTCTCATGCCGCTCAGGGTatccttccctctcctttgccCAACTCCTTCTAGCTTCCCCTTCTGGCGCTTCTGGCGCGCCAGGACTTGGATGGCGTCTCGCAGCGTCTAGTGGCAACGCCCCAATTTGTTCATTCCGTACATCAAGCGGTTCAGAGGGTTTGTGTCTTGAATCTTCACCTCGATTTTCGAGTTCTCGTTCAAACTCGAGCCACCGGCGTCTATCCATTTCAAGGTCCTCGTCAAAAGCTTCGGCCTCTTGCATGTCGGGTGCGTCTCCAGTTGGATGGACAGGGACAGACATGGGAATAGAAGCGGTTACAGAAATAGGGGATCGTCTGCCGCTAGTCCCGAGATactccctctcttcctcttcctctgctaaccttctcttcctctcaatCGCTTGCAACCTCTCCAACTCTCGTCGCTCTGCCTCaatcctctccctttcctttctttgtATCTCCGCTCGATTATCATCGCTCAACTTGCTCCTTCCACTGATGCTGTCATTGACTACACTTTCGATAGCGGGCTCATCCCCTAAAGGACCAGACCGACTTGCACGCCCGCTCGAGTTGTTAAACCACCCGTTAAcgtccccttcttccggtgCGAATCCTCGGAAAGTTGTACCACTTTCATCTAGTCGACGTTCTTCTTTCAGAGCGCGGTATGCTATTAGGTCGTTCTCCTGTACGGATAATCAATTAGCCAGACAGGTGTGGATTAGGAGACGGTGACGGACGTCTTCGAGTTCATGGATGAGTTGCTGGAGGGCAACATATCGCTCTTCAAATTTGAGGCATAAGCATTTGAGCCAAAGCTTAAGATCGGGTTGTCCTGTACGTACCCTGATACATTACCTGATCGTCCGAATATGCTGGGACATATCGGGGAGGGGCGAGTGGTGCTGGAGGTAGAGCAGGAAGTGATTCTTGGTCGGCCATGCTTCAAATGGTTGTTCCGCTTCCTGGTTTACTGATTCCAATCAAAGCTGGGATTTACCGATTTGGATAGTGCTGCTTTTACGGATTTGTGTATGTCTatagggaaaaggaaagcaTGAGATATCGTTTGTCGCTACTATTTTGCTATTGACATCCGTCACTGTCCACACGTATTTAACATGACAAGCAGAATCTCCCGTTGTATCGATCTTCTgtctccatcatcatcccgCCTTCTTTGAGAGGCGCTCACCGCCACCCATACAACGGACGATTATTATTACGCAACATGATGTTACCGGCTtgttatttatttattatcATTTTagaatttgattccgctaGGAGTTATGGGTTGTTCTTTCGTTTTCAATCACGTACGTAGGGCCTGCGTGGCCGTCGACTTCTTACAAGTTTCAAGTTTATTTTCACCAGTTTGAGATGCGGGAAGTTTGATCTTTTGCAAGTTTGTCAAAGTGCTGGAAAATCAGCCCGACAGGGGATGACAAGTTTGCTGGGACTGTCCTTTTAACAGAAATCATGCTAGCGTGCCTCATTAGGGAACGCCTCGTGTAATGCACATCATCACGGTTTGCACTTGTGGAAGCTTGCTGTTATGTTGTAGTAGTGAACCTGCCTTCTATTTCAAAATGGCCAGGCCCCACAGCAAAGacaggaaaaaaaaggtaaAATGCTCATGTTATTACTGATCCTAGACAAAGGATTCGATTGCTGAGGATGGCTTCAAAAAGCATGTCTGGATAAAAGTGACAAAGGTCGTCAATGAATGAGTCTTCACCGTAACGCCCAACTTTGCCTTAATGACTTCATTCGTTGTGAGGATGGTTAAGCCAC harbors:
- a CDS encoding hypothetical protein (Match to ESTs gb|CF194161.1|CF194161, gb|CF193410.1|CF193410, gb|CF193409.1|CF193409; HMMPfam hit to C2, C2 domain, score: 80.1, E(): 5.5e-21), whose product is MPPASTDSQSTDFPDLPPAPPSHVVGQGYSAHNPVPTVQSYKATQQKHEEQAHAYAEMVERRAREAEERERRSRESRSGVGGDGHAAPQSGSPDAQAGSAPVNAGPDEETNAAKVQEGKKTDEPNAASGANEKARMMEQMNANQRELFAVGYQPLTFTTSSQTYRALRKGGKGPAPSARPHHRRRDHRQRCRSQRRVPPPLMGPAHTPNLLIVRIDFDSKQPATKGTNVLYHAFPPPQPISVKTAMEKLKLIQYGIAGFTFFIWLTVAFGSGLFAFFYRSTLCSVSAFILMTAVSLVERSLERDVEKVRQDMGRQRGEAFSPPVPESVEWMNGLIKLVWGLVDPAMFVSIADMVEDILQQSLPGFVDAVRITDIGQGTNPIRITSVRALPDQPGDEGYPHTGWINQGNDDIKTKDTSGQEVEEDEAGDYYNFEVAFSYAALPGQGAHQRARNIHLLIEFFLGLYDWLHIPIPIWIQVEQIFGIIRLRVQFIPQPPFVRNLTFALCGVPAVEVSAIPMSKHLPNVLDLPFVSSFVKMGIAAGTAEMSVPKSMTINLQEMLSGAAVGDTRAIGVFLITIHHCTGLSSQDNNGSSDPYVVLAYAKFGKPLYSTRIILEDLNPVFEETCVLLLTMDEVKSKEDLAAMLWDSDKLSADDLVGRVQIPVDELMAKPNQMIRREDGLMGFEDANDMPGKLVWSIGYFEKVPLRKELEQGPTVEEAASATDPGPKTAPEMEMHPADIAPNPAAKDLPPPPPDVLKTRPDPRWPSGVLSIILHQVNNLERQNLKGASGSNREGEAGQDTDEPSEQSDNLPSGYGEFIVNDDLVYKTRVKQYSTNPYFEAGTEVFVRDVENTVVRVVVRDSRLREADPILGIVSVRLSEVFREGSSVNQTYALTEGVGFGKANISFAFRGMQMTLPPNMRGWETGTLEVSDVRFTSTNPALFDAQATRLRVVTSEQVEVLPKKEAEVQGHTISWEMDMLRLPVYARYQSSVVFEIGKTGGPLSILGVGVKPDAIAVLWMQDLTDDIEQEVKLPVLVSNKIENLRQNAINDQTQKHHDFKVVGELVARIKLDSGLDEDHENLKQSQSRRHALEAYDHIEGEAEVARKQTHFADDGVIDKHEQKELDKAHKRQLQSRGRGPAQVKAYRSAKWMAKGITDRLPGNKPKTREPTVQTEV